A genomic window from Maridesulfovibrio sp. includes:
- a CDS encoding dipeptide ABC transporter ATP-binding protein, whose product MSENILEIKDLKRHYPVSGGLLSLSKATVKAVNGISLEVKKGETLGLVGESGCGKSTLARLLTGLEKPDFGSIIFKGRKLDEWTAAERSTVLQMVFQDPYSSLNPRQRIGNIISESMRIHRSGSKDEIQERVEELLVQVGLRPEHYKRYPHEFSGGQRQRIAIARAIAMNPDLIICDEPVSALDVSVQAQVLNLLKSIQKEFDLSYVFISHDLSVVSHISDRIAVMYLGQLMELTTAEKLYHNPMHPYTQILLEAVPIPDPAMQGEDVIIEGDMPSPISPPNGCPFHTRCPRVMDICSNEKPELKEAEEQHKVACHLY is encoded by the coding sequence ATGAGTGAAAACATACTGGAAATAAAAGATCTTAAGCGACACTACCCGGTAAGTGGCGGGCTGCTTTCCCTATCAAAAGCAACAGTCAAAGCTGTTAACGGCATTAGCCTTGAAGTAAAAAAAGGAGAGACATTAGGGCTTGTGGGCGAATCAGGATGCGGTAAATCCACCCTTGCCCGTTTGCTGACAGGACTGGAGAAGCCGGATTTCGGTTCCATTATTTTCAAAGGGCGCAAACTTGATGAATGGACCGCAGCCGAACGCAGCACAGTACTCCAAATGGTTTTTCAGGACCCGTATTCATCACTCAATCCCCGCCAGAGAATCGGAAACATCATTTCAGAATCAATGCGCATCCATAGATCTGGCAGTAAAGACGAAATTCAGGAGCGGGTCGAAGAGCTACTGGTACAAGTCGGCCTCAGACCTGAACACTACAAAAGGTATCCCCATGAATTTTCCGGCGGTCAACGACAGCGCATCGCCATAGCCAGGGCAATTGCCATGAATCCTGACCTGATTATCTGCGATGAGCCCGTTTCCGCGCTGGACGTCTCAGTACAGGCGCAGGTCCTTAACCTGCTCAAATCAATTCAGAAAGAATTCGATCTGAGTTATGTATTCATCTCCCATGACCTTTCTGTTGTGAGCCATATCAGCGACCGTATTGCGGTCATGTATCTCGGTCAATTAATGGAGCTTACCACCGCCGAGAAGCTCTACCACAATCCCATGCACCCTTACACCCAAATCCTGCTTGAAGCTGTCCCGATACCGGACCCCGCAATGCAGGGTGAGGACGTTATAATTGAAGGTGATATGCCCAGCCCCATATCACCACCGAACGGCTGCCCTTTTCACACCCGTTGCCCGCGAGTTATGGACATATGTTCAAATGAAAAGCCGGAATTAAAAGAGGCTGAAGAACAACATAAGGTCGCCTGCCATCTATATTGA
- the trmFO gene encoding methylenetetrahydrofolate--tRNA-(uracil(54)-C(5))-methyltransferase (FADH(2)-oxidizing) TrmFO, translating into MNKIAVIGGGLAGCECAMQLAKAEIQVTLYEMKPDKYSEAHHLPGLAELVCSNSLRSGELNTAIGVLKTEMEALDSVLMRAAKQSRVPAGSALAVDREVFSRLVTEEIEQNEFITVVHREISSLDDPELAQFDKIVVCAGPLASESLTESLISKIGEQRLYFYDAIAPIVSRDSVNMDVAFYGSRYKPEDDDYLNCPMTEEQYNTFIKELKEGERVVPREFEKEIHFEGCLPIEEMADRGDMTLAFGPLKPVGLIDPRTEEQAYAVVQLRAENKDKTSFNLVGFQTKLKYPEQKRIFRMIPGLEDVEFLRMGSIHRNTYVNAPEVLNDKLALKADSRIHLAGQITGVEGYLESAACGLWVGRMLAEQAKGKDLPAPPPETSMGALLEHLREKKKNFQPSNVQFGLMPALKKRAPKRVRKELYGKRAMEIFEAWLENNIED; encoded by the coding sequence GTGAATAAAATTGCTGTAATCGGTGGCGGACTGGCCGGGTGTGAATGTGCTATGCAGCTGGCTAAAGCTGAAATTCAGGTGACTTTGTATGAAATGAAGCCTGATAAATATTCCGAGGCCCACCATCTACCCGGTCTGGCTGAGCTGGTCTGTTCCAATTCTCTGCGTTCCGGCGAGCTGAATACAGCTATCGGTGTGCTTAAAACAGAAATGGAAGCTCTCGACTCTGTGCTCATGAGGGCTGCAAAGCAGTCCCGTGTCCCCGCAGGTTCAGCTCTGGCTGTTGACCGTGAAGTCTTTTCCAGACTGGTAACTGAAGAGATTGAGCAGAACGAATTTATCACAGTGGTGCACAGGGAAATCAGTTCCCTCGATGACCCTGAGCTGGCTCAATTTGATAAGATTGTTGTCTGTGCCGGACCTCTCGCTTCCGAAAGTCTGACCGAAAGCCTTATCTCAAAGATTGGAGAACAGCGTCTTTATTTTTATGATGCCATAGCGCCCATTGTCAGCCGAGATTCCGTAAACATGGATGTGGCATTTTACGGCTCCCGCTATAAGCCTGAAGATGACGATTACCTGAACTGCCCCATGACCGAAGAGCAGTACAACACATTCATCAAGGAACTTAAAGAAGGGGAGCGAGTTGTTCCCCGTGAGTTCGAAAAGGAAATTCATTTTGAAGGCTGTCTGCCCATTGAAGAAATGGCTGACCGAGGCGATATGACCCTTGCATTCGGCCCTCTCAAGCCTGTGGGGCTTATTGATCCGCGAACTGAAGAGCAGGCTTACGCCGTCGTTCAGCTGCGCGCTGAAAACAAAGACAAAACCTCGTTCAACCTTGTTGGTTTCCAGACAAAACTCAAGTACCCGGAACAGAAACGTATTTTTCGCATGATCCCCGGACTTGAGGACGTTGAATTTTTGCGTATGGGCTCCATCCACCGCAACACTTACGTCAACGCTCCCGAAGTGCTGAACGATAAGCTGGCTCTTAAGGCCGATTCACGTATCCATCTTGCCGGACAGATTACCGGTGTGGAAGGTTATCTTGAATCTGCGGCGTGCGGACTCTGGGTAGGGCGTATGCTTGCTGAACAGGCAAAAGGCAAAGATCTTCCCGCTCCGCCTCCGGAAACTTCCATGGGCGCGCTGCTTGAACATCTGCGCGAAAAGAAGAAGAATTTCCAGCCTTCTAATGTCCAGTTCGGACTCATGCCCGCGCTTAAAAAACGGGCCCCCAAAAGAGTTCGCAAAGAGCTCTATGGCAAACGCGCCATGGAGATTTTTGAGGCTTGGTTGGAAAATAATATTGAAGATTAG
- a CDS encoding ABC transporter ATP-binding protein, whose translation MTAPILKIKNLTTSFATPGGIIKAVDNASLDLGQGETLAIVGESGCGKTVLSLSVMGLIPDPPGRITGGEVIYRDLDLVQLSDQQMQKIRGNQLSMIFQEPMTSLNPVFRIGDQISETLRLHRRMNAKEAAEAAVDALKLVGIPNPHKRINNFPHELSGGMRQRVMIAMALVCSPEILIADEPTTALDVTIQSQILRLLDDLKRKMNGSLMLITHDLGVVARVATRVAVMYAGQVVESASIADIFKDPLHPYTQGLLNSVPRLGCREELTPIPGNVPALLDLPIGCRFHPRCNRAFDLCREREPQILNKDGREVRCWLHT comes from the coding sequence ATGACCGCACCTATCCTGAAAATCAAGAATCTAACGACATCTTTCGCCACTCCGGGCGGAATCATCAAGGCTGTGGATAATGCCAGTCTGGACTTAGGGCAAGGAGAAACTTTAGCCATAGTAGGGGAATCCGGCTGCGGAAAGACCGTACTTTCCCTTTCGGTTATGGGATTAATACCTGATCCTCCGGGCCGGATAACCGGCGGTGAAGTCATTTACCGCGATCTTGACCTTGTTCAGCTTTCAGATCAGCAAATGCAGAAAATACGGGGAAACCAGCTTTCAATGATCTTTCAGGAACCCATGACCTCGTTGAACCCGGTCTTTAGAATTGGCGATCAGATTAGTGAAACCCTGCGCTTGCATAGAAGGATGAACGCCAAGGAAGCAGCTGAGGCCGCTGTGGACGCGCTCAAACTGGTCGGAATCCCCAACCCGCACAAACGGATCAACAATTTCCCGCACGAACTCAGCGGTGGAATGCGCCAGCGGGTTATGATCGCTATGGCTCTGGTCTGTTCACCGGAAATTCTTATTGCCGACGAACCGACCACCGCACTGGATGTGACCATCCAGTCTCAGATTCTGCGTTTGCTGGATGACCTGAAGCGCAAAATGAACGGCTCGCTCATGCTCATAACCCATGATCTAGGTGTAGTTGCGCGGGTGGCAACACGGGTTGCGGTCATGTACGCCGGACAGGTTGTCGAGTCGGCATCGATAGCAGATATTTTCAAAGATCCGCTGCATCCCTATACGCAAGGGCTGCTTAACTCAGTCCCCCGGCTGGGATGCCGTGAGGAGCTTACCCCTATCCCCGGTAACGTCCCCGCTCTACTTGACCTGCCCATAGGCTGCCGCTTTCACCCCCGCTGTAACCGGGCATTTGACCTCTGCCGGGAACGGGAACCGCAAATCTTAAATAAAGACGGCAGAGAGGTTCGCTGCTGGCTGCATACCTAG
- a CDS encoding L-serine ammonia-lyase, which yields MESLRELYRIGVGPSSSHTMGPRMAAEKFLEKFPDSCRFRVTLFESLAATGKGHLTDWAILSVLGDDKTDIVWKAEEKMAEHPNGMNFEALDDSGNVIGTWKGYSVGGGAIREEGAPASSSASVYNLSTISNIMAYCEDKGITYWEYVEQCEGPEIWNFLGEVWKVMEASLERGLEEEGVLPGSIGLRRQAKSYFRRTKHAGPDMQLTGLTTAYALAVAEENAGGGEIVTAPTCGSCGIVPATLRYLKDIHELKEKDLLRALATAGLFGNVIKTNASISGAEVGCQGEVGSACAMASAAATQLMGGTLRQIEYAAEMGLEHHLGLTCDPVDGLVQIPCIERNACASTRALARAQMSILSDGSHRIPFDEVVEVMKETGHDLPSLYRETSGGGLAKAYNERVK from the coding sequence ATGGAGTCTTTGAGAGAGTTGTACCGTATAGGAGTGGGACCTTCTTCAAGTCATACTATGGGTCCGCGTATGGCTGCTGAAAAATTTCTGGAGAAGTTTCCTGATTCTTGCCGTTTCAGGGTAACGCTTTTTGAGAGCCTTGCTGCTACCGGAAAAGGGCACCTTACAGATTGGGCCATACTCAGCGTATTGGGCGATGATAAGACTGATATAGTCTGGAAGGCCGAAGAGAAAATGGCTGAGCATCCTAATGGCATGAATTTCGAAGCTCTTGATGATTCCGGTAATGTTATCGGGACATGGAAGGGGTACAGCGTTGGCGGCGGTGCCATTCGTGAAGAAGGAGCTCCAGCTTCATCTTCCGCTTCTGTTTATAATTTGAGCACTATAAGCAATATTATGGCATACTGTGAAGACAAGGGCATTACCTATTGGGAATATGTTGAGCAGTGTGAAGGTCCTGAAATCTGGAATTTTTTGGGTGAAGTATGGAAGGTCATGGAAGCTTCCCTTGAGCGCGGGTTAGAGGAAGAGGGGGTTCTCCCCGGTTCCATCGGGCTGCGCAGGCAGGCTAAATCATATTTCCGCCGCACCAAGCATGCCGGACCGGATATGCAGCTCACCGGGTTGACTACCGCATACGCGCTTGCTGTTGCTGAAGAAAACGCAGGAGGCGGAGAAATCGTTACTGCGCCTACATGCGGATCTTGCGGTATTGTTCCGGCGACTTTGCGCTACCTTAAAGATATTCATGAGCTTAAAGAGAAAGACTTGCTCCGGGCGCTTGCAACCGCCGGTCTTTTTGGCAATGTAATCAAAACCAATGCCTCTATTTCAGGAGCCGAAGTAGGCTGTCAGGGTGAAGTCGGATCGGCCTGTGCTATGGCTTCCGCCGCTGCCACCCAGCTCATGGGCGGAACTCTGCGTCAAATTGAATATGCAGCGGAAATGGGTCTTGAGCATCATCTGGGACTGACTTGCGACCCCGTTGACGGGCTGGTTCAGATTCCCTGTATCGAGCGTAACGCTTGTGCCTCAACCCGTGCCCTTGCACGAGCTCAGATGTCCATTCTTTCCGATGGATCGCACCGCATACCTTTTGATGAAGTTGTGGAGGTCATGAAGGAAACAGGGCACGATCTACCAAGCCTCTACCGCGAAACATCAGGCGGAGGACTAGCCAAAGCCTACAATGAACGTGTTAAATGA
- a CDS encoding arsenate reductase ArsC yields the protein MTKKINILFLCTGNSCRSQMAEGWTRHLKSDSINVYSAGIETHGLNPGAVKVMAEAGVDISGHKSQHIDEFKDVPINYVVTVCDHAHETCPFFPGGSKIVHVGFDDPPRMAQEIAGKGGSEEEQLDCFRKVRDQIKQYVETLPEALAVQD from the coding sequence ATGACTAAAAAAATCAATATTCTATTTTTGTGTACAGGAAACTCCTGCCGCAGCCAGATGGCTGAGGGGTGGACTCGCCACCTTAAAAGTGATTCGATAAACGTTTATTCAGCGGGAATTGAAACCCATGGTTTGAACCCCGGCGCGGTAAAGGTAATGGCGGAAGCCGGGGTGGATATTTCCGGGCATAAATCACAGCACATAGACGAATTCAAAGATGTGCCCATTAATTACGTGGTTACTGTTTGCGATCATGCTCATGAAACATGTCCGTTCTTTCCCGGTGGCAGCAAAATTGTCCATGTGGGGTTTGATGATCCGCCGCGTATGGCGCAAGAAATTGCAGGGAAGGGCGGCTCGGAAGAAGAACAGCTGGACTGTTTTCGTAAAGTGCGTGACCAGATTAAGCAATATGTGGAAACATTGCCTGAAGCGTTAGCCGTACAAGATTAA